One Athene noctua chromosome 28, bAthNoc1.hap1.1, whole genome shotgun sequence DNA window includes the following coding sequences:
- the ANXA4 gene encoding annexin A4 yields MATIKGISSFSAEQEAQALRKAMKGFGTDEDAIIEILTKLNVSQRQQVLITYKSTIGRDLIDDLKSELSGNFERVIIGMMTPTTMYDVHELRRAMKGAGTDEGCLIEILASRTNEEIRRINENYKCQYGCTLEEDIVSDTSSMFRRVLVSLATGNRDEGTYVDAALAQQDAQCLYEAGEKKWGTDEVQFMAILCTRNRSHLLRVFDAYRGIANKDITDSIKSEMSGDLEDALLAVVKCVRNKPAYFAERLYKSMKGLGTDDNTLIRVMVSRSEIDMLDIRREFLTMYGKSLHSFIKGDCSGDYRKVLLRLCGGED; encoded by the exons ATg GCAACAATCAAGGGGATCTCAAGTTTCAGTGCTGAGCAAGAAGCACAGGCACTAAGGAAGGCTATGAAAGGATTTG GCACAGATGAAGATGCCATCATCGAGATCTTGACCAAACTAAATGTTTCCCAACGTCAGCAAGTTCTGATCACCTATAAAAGCACTATTGGCAGG GATTTGATTGATGACTTGAAGTCTGAGCTGAGTGGGAATTTCGAAAGGGTGATCATTGGTATGATGACTCCTACCACCATGTACGATGTGCATGAGCTGAGGAGGGCTATGAAG GGTGCAGGAACAGATGAAGGTTGCCTGATTGAAATTCTGGCTTCTCGCACAAACGAAGAGATTCGGCGCATTAATGAGAACTACAAATGTC AATATGGCTGTACCCTGGAGGAGGACATTGTCTCTGACACATCTTCCATGTTTCGAAGAGTCCTTGTTTCCCTTGCGACG GGTAATAGAGATGAGGGAACGTATGTGGATGCTGCCCTTGCTCAACAAGATGCTCAG TGCCTGTATGAAGCTGGGGAGAAGAAATGGGGAACAGATGAGGTACAATTTATGGCCATCCTCTGTACACGGAACAGATCCCACCTACTAAGAG TTTTTGATGCATACAGAGGGATTGCTAATAAGGACATAACAGACAGCATTAAATCTGAGATGTCAGGAGACCTGGAAGATGCTTTGTTAGCTGTGG TAAAGTGCGTGCGAAATAAACCTGCATATTTTGCTGAAAGATTGTATAAATCCATGAAG GGCTTGGGAACAGATGACAACACGCTGATCCGGGTGATGGTGTCCCGCTCTGAAATAGATATGCTGGATATCAGGAGGGAATTCCTAACCATGTATGGAAAATCCCTCCACTCCTTCATTAAG GGAGACTGCTCAGGAGACTATAGGAAAGTCCTACTCAGACTCTGTGGTGGGGAGGATTAA